The Petrocella atlantisensis genome has a window encoding:
- a CDS encoding Wadjet anti-phage system protein JetD domain-containing protein, which produces MDYLILKKYLLENFTGKRIEEKNIRKSLNIDGYEEFCMWINSLIDEAVIKPIKSSGPNGLIPTLYKRYQVLEIATNTQDYSVEIKRLHPVFNIEGYLNKSPKYITERETILKFDEFIRKNPLKLEEPASINERSFQIFGKEKFIRSNSICKSVLSYNTELENCLNMYHTPEPFFEQTVVDDFDSDEINVLIIENKDTWYTLKKIMKRNCSMLHGIRFDSLIYGEGKKITRKRDSLTEFSHTYYDDGMLKRYYYFGDLDMEGIEIFENVVRINPDLDIQLFKELYVDMLGEAENRKMPKCSELQKRTKGKVFFECFDEVQIVEINVLLAAGKYIPQEILNYSYYKRKVEKSN; this is translated from the coding sequence ATGGATTACTTAATATTAAAAAAATACCTTTTAGAAAACTTTACTGGAAAAAGAATAGAAGAAAAAAACATAAGGAAATCATTAAATATAGATGGTTATGAAGAGTTTTGTATGTGGATTAATTCACTTATTGATGAAGCAGTTATTAAGCCAATAAAAAGTTCGGGTCCCAATGGATTAATACCAACATTATATAAGCGATATCAAGTTTTAGAAATAGCCACAAATACTCAGGATTATTCTGTAGAAATCAAGAGACTTCATCCGGTTTTTAATATTGAGGGATACTTGAATAAGTCTCCAAAATACATAACTGAGCGGGAGACTATTTTGAAATTTGATGAATTCATCAGAAAAAATCCTTTAAAGCTTGAAGAACCGGCATCGATTAATGAAAGGTCTTTTCAAATTTTTGGTAAAGAAAAATTTATAAGATCAAATTCAATCTGTAAATCAGTATTATCCTATAATACTGAACTTGAAAATTGCTTAAATATGTATCATACTCCTGAACCTTTTTTTGAACAGACAGTCGTTGATGATTTTGATTCGGATGAGATCAATGTATTGATTATAGAAAATAAAGATACTTGGTATACCTTGAAAAAAATAATGAAGAGAAATTGCAGCATGCTACATGGAATTCGTTTTGATTCTTTGATTTATGGTGAAGGTAAAAAGATAACAAGAAAAAGAGATTCACTAACAGAATTCTCACATACATATTATGATGACGGGATGTTAAAAAGATATTACTACTTTGGTGATTTGGATATGGAAGGTATAGAAATATTTGAAAATGTGGTTCGCATAAACCCTGACCTAGATATTCAGTTATTTAAGGAATTATATGTTGATATGCTAGGAGAAGCTGAAAATAGAAAAATGCCTAAGTGCAGTGAATTACAAAAGCGGACTAAAGGCAAAGTCTTTTTTGAATGCTTTGATGAAGTTCAAATTGTCGAGATTAATGTGTTATTGGCAGCTGGAAAGTATATTCCACAAGAAATACTTAATTATAGTTATTACAAAAGAAAAGTAGAAAAGAGTAATTAA
- a CDS encoding helix-turn-helix transcriptional regulator, which yields MANNQNSKLKLLYLYRILNELSDEQNPLTVNDLIEELSKYDISAERKSVYTDIELLQNYGVDVVCEKKRANQYFIGKRDFELPELKLLVDAVQASKFITHKKSDVLIKKIEKLTNAHEAKELHRQVIVNDRIKTMNESIYYNVDAIHSAIRNKKKVQFRYFDYTVDKNLKFRRNGEVYQVSPYALSWTDEYYYLIAYHERYETVTQFRVDRMADIEVSEVNIPENQVDKDFNVADYSKKVFRMFSGETQLIELQFDNSLINVAIDRFGKEISIREKTETSFRITVDVAPSPTFFGWLCMFGSKVKIIGPEKVVGDFKDTVSEIIENY from the coding sequence ATGGCGAATAATCAAAATTCTAAACTTAAACTGCTTTACCTATATAGAATCCTCAACGAATTATCAGATGAACAAAATCCTTTAACTGTTAATGATTTGATTGAAGAGTTAAGTAAATATGATATTTCAGCTGAGCGTAAATCTGTTTATACTGACATTGAACTTTTGCAGAACTATGGTGTTGATGTTGTTTGTGAGAAAAAGCGTGCTAACCAATATTTCATTGGGAAGCGAGATTTTGAGCTTCCTGAGCTGAAGTTATTAGTTGATGCTGTACAAGCTTCAAAATTTATCACCCACAAAAAGAGTGATGTTCTAATTAAGAAGATTGAAAAGCTCACTAATGCTCACGAGGCAAAAGAACTACATAGACAAGTTATTGTAAATGATCGAATAAAGACCATGAATGAAAGTATCTATTACAATGTGGATGCTATTCATAGTGCAATACGCAATAAGAAAAAGGTTCAATTCAGATATTTTGATTATACAGTGGACAAAAATTTGAAATTCCGTAGAAATGGTGAAGTATATCAAGTAAGTCCTTATGCATTATCCTGGACAGATGAATACTATTACTTAATTGCATACCATGAAAGGTATGAAACCGTAACTCAATTCAGAGTCGATCGTATGGCTGACATAGAAGTTTCAGAAGTGAATATTCCTGAAAATCAAGTAGATAAAGACTTTAATGTGGCTGATTATTCAAAAAAAGTATTTAGGATGTTTAGTGGCGAAACACAACTTATCGAACTACAGTTTGACAATTCACTAATTAATGTTGCTATTGATCGATTTGGTAAAGAAATTAGTATTCGAGAGAAGACCGAAACTTCCTTTAGAATTACAGTTGATGTTGCACCTTCACCTACCTTTTTTGGATGGTTATGTATGTTTGGTAGTAAGGTTAAGATTATTGGACCTGAAAAGGTTGTAGGGGATTTTAAGGATACGGTTAGTGAGATAATAGAGAATTATTGA